One stretch of Eggerthella lenta DSM 2243 DNA includes these proteins:
- a CDS encoding response regulator transcription factor, with amino-acid sequence MQDSRYTTQAADYRRFFVNGRTLALALGYGLFRGANSLLYSSALASVPTSTLFIADMSFSMTTALSSLLCALAVMALAWKGLILGFRLPVVLPALLLLLVAAPAVAPWIAPGSSGVFVLLALTYGVASTCLNLSWLEVVAHQTPARIAGILALGMLVKSVITLACGSLMGVPFVVAVGVLLVGAVALLLRARGRAWLDSSEDDAAPATFKAYRQGAMGIADALVVSIVLEATVSILNGFFLGVATDGSGIISAVGAISAALVFCFVVVVVARAVDVERLYRYLFPILLALVVLLPLTLGSWASQALQGLLVLVYEFISFSALYFILCQIQWKKLKTYVLFAFATACIRLSQLLFGMAGYWLGGASGSEAEGLYWIVTIAAVYGLSMLLLYLTRRRPSTDEKRVIVVTEEDRFAARAEELAAEYRITARESEIMLQLARGRSAAFIADELVCSPATVRTHMKNIYAKLGVHSKQELIDLFAD; translated from the coding sequence ATGCAAGACAGCCGCTACACAACGCAGGCAGCAGACTACCGCCGGTTCTTCGTCAACGGTCGGACGCTGGCGCTTGCGCTGGGATACGGGCTGTTCCGGGGCGCCAATTCCCTGCTGTACTCTTCGGCGCTCGCTTCGGTTCCCACGTCCACGCTGTTCATCGCCGACATGTCGTTCTCCATGACAACCGCGCTGTCGTCGCTGCTGTGCGCGCTCGCGGTGATGGCGCTTGCGTGGAAGGGCCTCATTCTCGGCTTCCGCCTGCCCGTGGTGCTGCCGGCACTGCTGCTGCTCCTGGTTGCCGCCCCCGCCGTGGCTCCTTGGATCGCCCCCGGCTCATCGGGGGTGTTCGTGCTCCTGGCGCTGACGTACGGCGTTGCATCGACGTGCTTGAACCTCTCGTGGCTTGAGGTGGTGGCCCATCAGACGCCGGCGCGGATCGCGGGCATCCTAGCGCTGGGCATGCTGGTGAAAAGCGTGATCACGTTGGCGTGCGGCAGCCTCATGGGCGTGCCGTTCGTCGTCGCGGTGGGCGTGCTGCTCGTCGGCGCGGTCGCGTTGCTGCTGCGCGCGAGGGGCCGCGCGTGGCTCGATTCCTCCGAAGACGACGCGGCGCCCGCGACGTTCAAGGCGTATCGCCAGGGCGCGATGGGAATCGCCGACGCGTTGGTGGTCTCGATCGTCCTCGAGGCGACGGTGAGCATCCTCAACGGGTTCTTCCTCGGCGTCGCCACCGACGGGTCGGGCATCATCTCCGCCGTCGGGGCCATTTCGGCGGCGCTCGTGTTCTGCTTCGTCGTGGTCGTCGTCGCCCGCGCGGTGGACGTGGAGCGGCTGTACCGCTATCTGTTCCCGATACTGCTGGCGCTGGTGGTGCTGCTGCCGCTCACGCTGGGAAGCTGGGCTTCGCAAGCGCTCCAGGGCCTGCTGGTGCTCGTGTACGAGTTCATCTCGTTCAGCGCGCTGTACTTCATCCTGTGCCAGATACAGTGGAAGAAGCTCAAGACGTACGTGCTGTTCGCGTTCGCCACGGCGTGCATCCGCCTGTCGCAGCTGCTGTTCGGCATGGCGGGCTATTGGCTGGGAGGAGCGTCGGGCAGCGAGGCCGAGGGTTTGTACTGGATCGTCACCATCGCGGCGGTGTACGGGCTTTCCATGCTGCTGCTGTACCTGACGCGGCGGCGACCGTCGACCGACGAGAAGCGCGTGATCGTGGTCACCGAGGAGGATCGTTTCGCGGCGCGCGCCGAAGAGCTGGCGGCCGAATACCGCATCACGGCGCGCGAGTCGGAGATCATGCTGCAGCTTGCGCGGGGCCGCTCGGCCGCGTTCATCGCCGACGAGCTGGTGTGCTCGCCCGCGACGGTGCGCACGCACATGAAGAACATCTACGCGAAGCTCGGCGTGCATTCGAAGCAGGAGCTCATCGACCTGTTCGCCGACTGA